One Saccharomycodes ludwigii strain NBRC 1722 chromosome VI, whole genome shotgun sequence DNA segment encodes these proteins:
- the SPO75 gene encoding Spo75p (similar to Saccharomyces cerevisiae YLL005C | SPO75 | SPOrulation) — MSETNGTYFKYLNQIFKEFQRFGSSFDLYENQQPFIGTAPNTNEININENNFFNKHNHLLLFLNTTRSGSAHRHFGITFKQFIGTIFLSFLFSGSQIILFSFLRTKFKTLYQPNLFLKKLKETLNKKKREKRNNKSSTIETTTTTTTTTTSSTTPNTINNSSNFSANSTKKKKKNEQVSDNNIYNMIISEDVNHGLFNWLKKSIFDVNHQDYFLLGLDAYLFIRFITMLSFFCFILTIVIVPILIPIHYNSGFNKKKTVTKLLNEQLGISNKTFITKNLLNNTHIHEEFIINYNGLDKISMSNIAPIYSNRLIYHFLLAVFTVLLFHFFLIHELNFYCKSKANFSKMLEENKNVNFFKELWDSRATLFVDNVPSSMLKNMELLIYFFEKFCPCSVTDIWFIPKNYERFFKFKKRHIKILNKIEKIEMELLLNNYFLLNFNEDLKPLLLSSLSGNSSSYNNDNGNSTSNYLISQYKNNLLLENTVSYEHLRFIKNAKIHTFMNFFKMNNLVEVEFKKITFKLKFLKTPLQITLYKPIVNYRYKTYSKNKNTLLDNCVYSYIENLQKWGNFKEIILDKSQPAKPNKGKNKCKVPLVANYNYDFKSFHKKAFIKFKSIYMADIYHQLLLSDHINLLNNKIVGTNLKDIIWDNLTCSSSTLLFIRNLIGNLCTFAVIIGWVVPVAFVGLTSQIPYLTKLVPFLSIINTFPPLITELLENIIPVLTLMFLTEIVPDIFR; from the exons ATGTCTGAAACTAATGGgacatattttaaatatttgaatcAGATCTTCAAAGAGTTT CAACGATTTGGTTCAAGTTTTGACCTCTATGAGAACCAGCAACCTTTTATTGGAACGGCTCCTAATACCAATGAAATTAacattaatgaaaataattttttcaataaacaTAACcatttattactttttttaaatacaaCCAGGTCTGGATCCGCTCACAGGCATTTTGGAATCACTTTTAAACAGTTTATAGGtactatatttttatcttttcttttttcaggctctcaaataattttatttagttttttaagaacaaaatttaaaacactATATCAaccaaatctttttttaaaaaaattaaaagaaacgttgaataaaaaaaaaagagagaaaagaaataataaatcgtCTACAATCGAAAcaaccaccaccaccactactactaccaccagCAGTACTACTCCTAATACTATAAACAATAGTAGCAATTTTTCAGCTAATAGTacgaagaagaagaagaaaaatgaaCAGGTTTccgataataatatttataatatgaTTATTAGTGAGGATGTTAATCACGGCTTATTCAattggttaaaaaaatccaTATTTGATGTGAATCATCAGGactattttcttttaggTTTAGATGCTTATCTATTTATAAGATTTATTACAATGCTAAGTTTTTTCTGCTTTATACTCACCATAGTTATTGTTCCCATACTCATTCCAATTCACTATAATTCAGGtttcaacaaaaagaaaaccgtgacaaaattattaaatgaacAATTGGGTATTTccaataaaacttttattactaaaaatttattgaataaCACACATATTCATGAGGAGTTcattataaattataacgggttagataaaatatcaatgTCTAATATCGCCCCAATTTATTCAAATAGATTAATATACCATTTCTTATTAGCAGTATTCACTGTTTTACTTTTCCATTTCTTTCTCATCCATGaactaaatttttattgtaaaaGCAAagcaaatttttcaaaaatgttggaggaaaataaaaatgtaaattttttcaaagagTTGTGGGATTCAAGAGCTACTCTATTTGTGGACAATGTTCCAAGTAGCATGCTTAAAAATATGGAActtttgatatatttttttgaaaagttttGTCCCTGTTCTGTGACTGATATATGGTTTATTCCTAAAAACTATGAGCGTTTTTtcaagtttaaaaaaagacatataaaaatattaaataaaattgaaaaaattgaaatggaattgttgttgaataattattttctattaaatTTCAATGAAGATTTAAAGCCATTATtactttcttctttatccGGCAATAGCAGCTcctataataatgataatggtaatagtacttcaaattatttgatatCTCAATATAAGAACAATCTGCTTTTAGAAAATACGGTCTCATATGAACATCTAcgttttattaaaaatgcaAAAATCCATACTTTTAtgaacttttttaaaatgaaCAATTTGGTAGAAGttgaattcaaaaaaattacatttaAATTAAAGTTCCTCAAAACCCCCCTACAAATAACATTATACAAACCAATAGTAAATTACAGGTACAAAACATAtagtaaaaacaaaaacactCTGTTAGACAACTGTGTTTACAGCTACATagaaaatttacaaaaatggGGAAACTTTAAAGAGATTATTCTAGATAAGTCACAACCAGCAAAGCCAAATAaaggtaaaaataaatgcaAGGTCCCTTTGGTGGCCAACTACAACTACGATTTCAAATCATTTCACAAAAAGGCATTTATTAAGTTCAAAAGCATATATATGGCCGATATATATCATCAGCTTTTATTGTCAGACCATATAAaccttttaaataataaaattgtggGTACAAATCTGAAAGATATAATATGGGATAATTTAACTTGTTCAAGCTccactttattatttatcagAAATTTAATTGGCAATTTGTGTACTTTTGCGGTTATTATAGGTTGGGTTGTTCCAGTGGCCTTTGTTGGATTGACCTCCCAGATTCCCTATTTGACTAAATTGGTTCcgtttttatcaataattaACACTTTTCCTCCGCTCATCACTGAacttttggaaaatatcaTTCCAGTTTTAACCTTGATGTTTTTGACAGAAATAGTTCCAGACATTTTCCGGTG A